The Treponema medium genome has a window encoding:
- a CDS encoding adenylate/guanylate cyclase domain-containing protein, with the protein MSEIEDEKLETVHTQTAKFPCMLQIVSLVILAALMFMPFGMDKMDLLNYEQTPQLLYPFTVLFSGLVQRNLHFFYISCFSFFLLPIAFLIILTSIFNKKITQNIVIISAFVAVTFYLAAAISGMMTFANTIRWFQMLSILVYIAFFTAFIFHVFLISRGISLIKANNEAYSEYKQLILEDEKTDKLNKPQVSTKSGTTIAEQSEWKKFNIKNQVQNLIERAKDPDKKTHLKNKIAAVILVTIIVIISVFIYTDLKNYKLLLTQNVNTTGKNQAEQVAAIYDFSDGLHAKISAFLEGIKKTNASSPFPHRRVDIITTDSNEPVFLDKINDTTVLPDFNVFSYTTEQGAVRNIPAEEKRITAEEAALYIQHFQNTLTRSQPIYKPEKGSCIYIYPITFSRKDGQRLVGFAVVTYMKEILERPYFQAKVFIFALAAVFAYAAIIITLFLADFIAEPIIQLCVNIRKTTNILNEIFSGNAKIEANRLVFEDNLKTRDEIKTLSKEIKNIITLVRGMLPYISFHTLRNAEKDVGSKSISRNLCFLFTDIRGFTKLCEKLPAREVISMLNRYLNIETKIIFDNGGDVDKYVGDEMMAFFAGPRKEINACKAAMEIREALYREHQAAMKVGRETISLGIGINTGYVIFGPVGSETRKDFTSIGDTVNLAARLEGANKQYGSKTIISEAVYNNLNNAFICRELDYITVKGKTEVVRIFEVLQETKKNTSDKIYDLKKLFETGLDYYRQRKWKTAEKYFMECVEKYNDQPAKVFLDRIAHYRSSPPPADWKGVFAMRMK; encoded by the coding sequence ATGAGCGAAATTGAAGATGAAAAGTTAGAAACAGTACATACACAGACAGCAAAATTCCCTTGTATGCTGCAAATTGTTTCCCTTGTTATTTTGGCTGCATTGATGTTCATGCCGTTTGGTATGGATAAAATGGATCTGCTCAATTATGAGCAAACTCCGCAGCTCTTGTACCCGTTTACGGTTCTATTCTCAGGGTTAGTACAAAGGAATTTACATTTTTTTTATATAAGCTGTTTCTCCTTTTTTTTATTGCCCATAGCATTTCTCATTATTTTAACTTCTATCTTTAATAAAAAAATAACACAGAATATTGTTATTATTTCTGCTTTTGTTGCAGTAACATTTTATCTTGCAGCTGCTATTTCGGGGATGATGACATTTGCCAACACTATACGCTGGTTTCAGATGTTAAGTATTTTAGTGTACATTGCTTTTTTTACTGCTTTTATTTTTCATGTCTTTTTAATCAGTCGCGGGATTTCTTTGATAAAAGCAAATAATGAGGCGTACTCTGAATACAAGCAGCTGATTTTGGAAGATGAAAAAACGGATAAACTGAATAAACCACAGGTAAGCACTAAATCGGGAACAACGATAGCCGAACAATCGGAATGGAAAAAATTTAATATAAAAAATCAAGTTCAAAATTTGATCGAGCGAGCAAAAGATCCTGACAAGAAAACGCATCTAAAAAATAAAATCGCAGCGGTGATTCTTGTCACAATTATTGTTATTATTTCTGTCTTTATTTATACGGATTTAAAGAACTACAAATTGCTTTTAACGCAAAATGTCAATACAACCGGTAAGAATCAAGCCGAACAGGTTGCGGCCATTTATGATTTTTCAGATGGGCTTCATGCAAAAATAAGCGCCTTTCTTGAAGGCATAAAAAAGACAAATGCATCTTCTCCATTTCCGCATCGCCGTGTAGATATTATTACAACAGACAGTAACGAGCCGGTGTTTCTTGATAAGATTAATGACACTACAGTACTTCCCGATTTCAATGTATTCTCGTATACAACGGAGCAGGGGGCGGTGCGTAATATACCGGCAGAAGAAAAACGCATTACTGCGGAAGAAGCTGCTCTTTACATACAACATTTTCAAAATACACTCACTCGAAGTCAGCCTATTTATAAACCGGAAAAGGGTTCCTGTATATATATATATCCCATAACCTTTTCGCGCAAAGACGGTCAAAGGCTGGTTGGTTTCGCCGTTGTAACATATATGAAAGAAATACTTGAGCGTCCGTATTTTCAAGCAAAAGTATTTATCTTTGCGCTTGCAGCAGTTTTTGCATACGCTGCAATTATCATTACGCTTTTCCTTGCCGATTTTATTGCCGAGCCTATTATTCAGCTTTGCGTAAATATTAGAAAGACGACCAATATATTAAACGAAATATTTTCGGGTAATGCAAAGATTGAGGCAAACAGACTTGTATTTGAAGATAATCTGAAAACACGCGATGAAATAAAAACACTTTCGAAGGAAATAAAAAATATTATTACGCTTGTGCGTGGTATGCTTCCATATATTTCGTTCCATACCCTTCGAAATGCAGAAAAAGATGTCGGTTCAAAAAGTATCTCGCGGAACCTTTGTTTCCTTTTTACCGATATTAGAGGCTTTACGAAACTTTGTGAAAAATTGCCGGCAAGAGAGGTTATATCGATGTTAAATCGCTATCTTAACATCGAAACTAAAATTATTTTTGATAACGGTGGTGATGTTGATAAGTATGTCGGGGACGAAATGATGGCTTTTTTTGCAGGTCCAAGAAAAGAGATAAATGCTTGTAAGGCAGCGATGGAAATACGGGAAGCGCTTTATCGTGAACACCAAGCAGCTATGAAAGTAGGACGAGAAACAATTTCACTCGGTATCGGTATAAATACGGGTTATGTTATATTCGGCCCTGTCGGTTCCGAAACAAGAAAAGATTTCACTTCCATTGGCGATACGGTTAATTTGGCAGCACGGCTTGAAGGTGCGAATAAACAATATGGATCAAAGACTATTATTTCTGAAGCCGTCTACAACAATTTGAACAATGCATTTATTTGCCGTGAACTTGATTATATAACAGTAAAAGGGAAAACAGAAGTTGTGCGTATTTTTGAAGTTTTGCAAGAAACCAAAAAAAATACCAGCGATAAAATTTATGATTTAAAAAAGCTTTTTGAAACAGGACTTGACTATTATAGACAACGCAAATGGAAGACCGCAGAAAAGTATTTTATGGAATGTGTAGAAAAATATAACGATCAACCTGCAAAAGTTTTCTTAGACAGAATAGCTCATTATCGCAGTTCTCCACCTCCGGCAGACTGGAAGGGTGTCTTTGCTATGCGGATGAAATAA
- a CDS encoding sensor histidine kinase encodes MQASDSPVRKLRISTVRQLSLRFSLLFAVMIALFSAGIIVLLRSGVRQQQNRELISAARTIAEALKDGRVQEIDANLPYYITFSVYQSGTQEVIATNDPFLPMLPVTPRRAERYTAKQYFIDGDLNILYYAVPVHAGGDYVIQTALNMDSDTSESIISGVPSILAVVTVPLLLLSYIAVFFMTKHTMRSVRAMTDAAKNISGSNLTDRLPVTDRGDDFDVLAKTLNDLLSRLQTDFERERRFTADVSHELKTPLAVILGHANLLRRWGKHEPDRLEKSLSALIREAHSMEAIIENLLQMTRLENGHIRIHKTPVPVAEFFTRLIDSTQSYAPNVSFTESIGVPTLYTDEALLHQVCTIIISNSVKFAGETAHIELSIRPLLEAERLPDAPASEGAYIISISDNGSGIAQDILPHIFERFYRGDAAHTRGAGGAGLGLSIAASIMQALGGSIRAENNNEKGACIMLQLP; translated from the coding sequence ATGCAAGCATCTGATTCACCGGTACGGAAGCTCCGCATATCGACGGTACGGCAGCTTTCACTTCGCTTCTCTCTTTTGTTTGCCGTGATGATTGCCCTTTTTTCCGCCGGTATTATCGTGCTGCTCCGCTCCGGCGTTAGGCAGCAGCAAAACCGCGAACTCATTTCCGCCGCTCGGACTATTGCCGAAGCGCTGAAGGACGGCCGTGTACAAGAAATCGACGCGAATCTTCCGTATTATATTACGTTTTCCGTGTATCAGAGCGGCACGCAGGAAGTGATTGCAACGAACGATCCCTTTTTACCGATGCTGCCGGTAACACCCCGCCGTGCAGAACGCTATACGGCAAAACAATACTTTATCGACGGCGATTTAAATATTCTCTACTATGCAGTACCCGTTCATGCGGGAGGCGATTACGTTATACAGACGGCGTTGAATATGGATTCCGATACGTCGGAGTCCATTATCTCCGGTGTACCGAGCATCCTTGCTGTCGTTACCGTCCCGTTGCTGCTGCTTTCGTACATCGCGGTGTTTTTTATGACAAAACATACGATGCGAAGCGTCCGCGCTATGACCGATGCGGCAAAGAACATTAGCGGCTCCAATTTAACCGACCGGCTTCCCGTTACGGATAGGGGCGACGACTTTGATGTTCTTGCAAAAACATTGAACGATTTGCTTTCCCGCCTGCAAACCGATTTTGAACGGGAACGCCGGTTTACGGCTGATGTATCGCACGAGTTAAAAACACCGCTTGCGGTGATACTCGGTCATGCGAACCTGCTGCGCCGCTGGGGAAAGCACGAGCCCGACCGTTTGGAAAAATCGCTTTCGGCACTGATCCGCGAAGCACATTCGATGGAAGCTATTATCGAAAATTTGCTGCAAATGACCCGACTCGAAAACGGGCATATACGGATTCATAAAACGCCTGTTCCCGTTGCCGAATTTTTTACGCGGCTTATCGACAGTACACAAAGCTACGCACCGAATGTAAGCTTTACCGAAAGTATTGGGGTGCCAACCCTGTATACGGATGAAGCCCTGCTCCATCAAGTATGCACTATTATAATTTCCAACAGCGTAAAATTTGCCGGAGAAACTGCGCATATTGAGCTTTCAATACGACCTCTTTTAGAAGCGGAGCGCCTTCCTGATGCGCCTGCGTCGGAAGGCGCATATATTATCTCGATTTCGGATAACGGCTCCGGAATTGCGCAAGATATACTGCCGCATATCTTTGAGCGCTTTTACCGCGGAGATGCCGCACATACGAGAGGTGCAGGCGGCGCGGGGCTCGGCTTGTCGATAGCGGCAAGCATAATGCAGGCGCTCGGCGGTTCAATTCGTGCCGAAAATAACAACGAGAAAGGTGCATGTATTATGCTGCAGCTGCCGTAA
- a CDS encoding response regulator transcription factor, with protein MVRVLIVEDDSGIAEFLQLELAHEGYDILYAADGRTALDIFEKNAPDVVLLDIMLPQLNGLEVLRRIRKTSNTPVIMLTARGDTFDKVSGLDSGADDYLAKPFEIEELLARMRAVMRRNNAQGITPLKLRGIELNPNSMEVTVNKERVMLSKTEYLLLKTLLEHKNTVLSRDTIINTVWGADHYIDENSVDVYVRYLRAKIDDRTGEEYISTVRGVGYVMRDTGNASI; from the coding sequence ATGGTACGGGTATTAATCGTTGAAGATGATTCGGGCATTGCAGAATTCTTACAGCTTGAACTTGCGCACGAAGGATATGATATTCTCTACGCCGCAGACGGCAGAACCGCTTTGGACATTTTTGAAAAGAATGCGCCGGATGTTGTGCTGCTCGACATTATGCTTCCCCAGCTGAACGGACTTGAAGTGTTGCGGCGAATCAGAAAAACGTCGAATACGCCGGTTATTATGCTCACTGCGCGGGGGGATACATTTGATAAGGTGAGCGGTCTTGATTCCGGTGCGGACGACTATCTTGCAAAACCGTTTGAGATTGAAGAGCTGCTTGCGCGGATGAGGGCGGTGATGCGCCGGAATAATGCACAGGGAATAACGCCGTTAAAACTGCGCGGTATCGAACTTAATCCGAACAGTATGGAAGTAACGGTAAACAAAGAACGGGTTATGTTGTCGAAAACCGAATACCTTTTGTTGAAGACATTGCTTGAACACAAGAACACCGTTTTAAGCCGCGATACCATCATCAATACGGTATGGGGTGCAGATCATTACATCGATGAAAATTCGGTCGATGTGTATGTGCGATATTTGCGTGCAAAAATCGATGACAGAACCGGTGAGGAGTACATCTCTACGGTACGCGGCGTCGGCTATGTTATGCGGGACACCGGCAATGCAAGCATCTGA
- the recJ gene encoding single-stranded-DNA-specific exonuclease RecJ translates to MNWEKKDIDPSVVRSMAQQYGCTPLVASILLRRGIAEGREAFFHLENDLRYVYNPFLFVNMEDAVDRILDAKEEGERVLIFGDRDVDGITAVTVLYEALTDLGIPTTWRIPTGDEPYGLSCEAVDAHEADGGTLIITVDCGISNIQEVAYAAEKGIDVIVIDHHTPQDTLPDAAVIINCKVPGSGYPNEHLSGCATAWKVVTALRFGLLDIYKQQICLLNVRPVNDAFAVEAIHTVNLVETARITETIIPGMVPFSDTRLGRFLQGQQIFVWDKELQLKQLEKVFGKSVEFYVSDFRLECAKFAPQLAEMSLLRLKNLSRIGKYNDTPMSELDGFFNIFITLVQQAHNIYGEKEKRELQLVALSLLADLMQLTGENRILVKQGLAAINAAPRAGLSELMIKQGLIGKHIGTNDIAWNITPVINATGRMGKPETAIRLFLEQNAAVRNELADAVIAMNEERKELGKAGWAIAEPIARESLAKYRGKLTVVVSDKIHRGITGILSNRLADKFNVPSMVICLMEDGTAVGSLRSARGYRVLSLPEAYPDFFLDYGGHAFAAGFSLMQEKLAPFLKKVQEFTAAIEFDENSENPSLSIDAELPHDYLTPDLLTVLDTFEPYGEGFPALQFAAKGIKLTAASIMGKTQPQHLRLTFDCGTYKWTAVYWQAADKLNVEFKIGDNIDAVFTLSRNTFNGNTVPQMVIQDMRKTGTGI, encoded by the coding sequence GTGAATTGGGAAAAAAAAGATATAGACCCGAGTGTTGTCCGCTCCATGGCGCAGCAATACGGCTGCACTCCGCTCGTTGCGTCTATTTTGCTGCGGCGCGGTATTGCCGAAGGGCGCGAGGCGTTTTTTCACCTTGAAAACGATCTGCGCTATGTGTACAATCCCTTTCTTTTTGTAAATATGGAGGATGCCGTTGACCGGATCCTCGATGCAAAGGAAGAAGGTGAGCGGGTACTTATTTTCGGAGACCGTGATGTGGACGGGATTACTGCCGTTACCGTGCTCTACGAGGCGCTTACCGATTTAGGCATCCCGACGACATGGCGTATTCCCACCGGCGACGAACCGTACGGACTTTCCTGCGAAGCGGTTGATGCGCATGAAGCCGACGGCGGTACCCTCATCATTACCGTAGACTGCGGTATTTCCAATATTCAAGAAGTCGCCTATGCTGCGGAGAAAGGAATTGATGTTATCGTCATCGATCATCACACCCCGCAGGATACGCTTCCCGATGCCGCAGTCATCATTAACTGTAAGGTGCCGGGGTCGGGCTATCCTAACGAACATCTTTCCGGATGCGCTACGGCGTGGAAAGTTGTTACCGCGCTGCGCTTCGGGCTCCTCGATATTTATAAACAGCAGATTTGCCTGTTGAATGTCCGCCCCGTTAACGATGCCTTTGCAGTGGAAGCGATCCATACCGTCAATTTGGTTGAAACAGCTCGAATCACGGAAACGATTATCCCCGGTATGGTTCCGTTTTCAGATACTCGGCTCGGCAGATTTTTGCAGGGGCAGCAGATTTTTGTCTGGGATAAAGAGCTGCAGCTCAAGCAGCTGGAAAAAGTGTTCGGTAAGTCGGTTGAGTTTTATGTGAGTGATTTTAGACTCGAATGCGCAAAATTTGCGCCTCAGCTTGCCGAGATGAGCCTTTTGCGGTTAAAGAATTTATCGCGGATTGGCAAGTACAACGACACGCCGATGTCCGAACTCGACGGCTTTTTCAATATCTTTATTACGCTTGTTCAACAAGCGCATAACATATACGGTGAAAAAGAAAAGCGTGAATTACAACTTGTCGCGCTTTCGCTGCTTGCAGACTTGATGCAGCTGACCGGAGAAAACCGGATATTGGTAAAGCAAGGCTTAGCAGCCATCAATGCCGCGCCGCGTGCCGGTCTTTCCGAGTTGATGATAAAACAGGGGCTTATCGGTAAGCATATCGGCACCAACGATATTGCATGGAATATTACGCCCGTTATCAATGCAACCGGACGGATGGGTAAACCGGAAACAGCAATTCGGCTCTTCCTTGAGCAAAATGCAGCGGTACGCAATGAACTTGCAGATGCGGTTATTGCGATGAACGAGGAGCGGAAAGAACTCGGAAAGGCCGGCTGGGCAATTGCCGAACCGATTGCGCGGGAAAGTCTTGCAAAATACCGAGGAAAACTCACCGTTGTCGTAAGCGATAAAATCCATCGCGGTATTACCGGTATCCTTTCAAACCGGCTTGCAGATAAGTTTAACGTGCCGAGTATGGTTATCTGTCTTATGGAAGACGGAACCGCAGTCGGCTCGCTTCGTTCCGCCCGCGGCTATCGGGTGCTTTCTTTGCCGGAAGCATATCCCGATTTTTTCCTCGACTATGGCGGACATGCATTTGCGGCAGGATTCAGCTTAATGCAGGAAAAACTTGCGCCGTTTTTAAAGAAAGTTCAGGAATTTACCGCGGCTATCGAATTTGACGAAAACTCCGAAAATCCTTCGCTTTCCATCGATGCGGAACTCCCTCATGATTATTTAACGCCTGATCTTTTAACCGTGCTCGACACCTTTGAACCCTACGGCGAAGGGTTTCCGGCGCTGCAATTTGCCGCTAAAGGAATCAAACTAACCGCCGCCTCAATTATGGGGAAAACCCAACCGCAGCATTTGCGTCTTACGTTCGATTGCGGAACATATAAATGGACAGCGGTGTATTGGCAGGCAGCGGATAAATTGAATGTTGAATTTAAGATCGGCGACAATATCGATGCCGTATTCACACTAAGCCGGAATACCTTTAACGGCAATACGGTACCTCAAATGGTTATTCAGGATATGCGGAAGACGGGCACGGGTATTTAA
- a CDS encoding thymidine phosphorylase — MRAVDIIMKKRGFRETGAGTLSREEIAFLVNGYVAGEIPDYQMAAWLMAVYFNGMTFDETAVLTDVMLHSGAVMDLSGIEGPFVDKHSTGGVGDKLSLPLAPIVAACGVKVPMMSGRALGHTGGTLDKLESITGYKTGLSVEQFRNYIKKTGFAMTGQTKEIVPADRLIYALRDVTATVESVPLITASILSKKVAEGAEALVFDVKCGSGAFMKTLPEAEALAKSLVGTGTAMGKKVIAMITNMYEPLGNAVGNFLEMEETYNVLKGTGSEDVTNLTLQLAGWMLVLGHKAASKEEGIQKAQEALRSGKALELFLENITLQGGNAEQFVAECGKRRSPHTCHIKAEQDGFIADIDAFKIGIAGVNLGVGRNKTTDAVCPDAGMILHKHAGDAVKKGDLIMDVYGKDAECLPAASDMIKTAIRYAAEKPQMRPLVFKEISAADL; from the coding sequence ATGCGTGCAGTTGATATCATTATGAAAAAGCGCGGGTTTAGAGAAACCGGCGCAGGAACGCTCTCTCGGGAAGAAATTGCCTTTTTAGTGAACGGATATGTGGCCGGAGAGATTCCCGACTATCAAATGGCCGCATGGCTGATGGCGGTTTACTTTAACGGTATGACATTTGATGAAACCGCCGTTCTTACCGACGTCATGCTGCATTCCGGGGCAGTCATGGACTTGTCGGGGATTGAAGGCCCCTTTGTCGATAAACACTCCACCGGCGGTGTCGGAGATAAGCTTTCTCTGCCGCTTGCACCTATCGTAGCTGCCTGCGGGGTGAAGGTTCCGATGATGAGCGGCCGCGCACTCGGGCACACCGGCGGTACGCTCGATAAACTTGAATCGATTACCGGATATAAGACCGGCCTTTCCGTTGAACAATTCCGAAATTATATTAAAAAAACCGGTTTTGCAATGACGGGGCAGACAAAAGAGATTGTCCCTGCCGACCGGCTGATTTATGCCTTACGCGATGTTACCGCAACCGTCGAATCGGTGCCGCTCATTACGGCGAGTATTCTCTCCAAGAAGGTTGCCGAAGGCGCCGAAGCGCTGGTATTCGATGTCAAATGCGGAAGCGGCGCCTTTATGAAAACGCTGCCCGAAGCTGAAGCGCTCGCAAAGAGCCTTGTCGGTACCGGCACCGCGATGGGTAAAAAAGTTATCGCGATGATAACCAATATGTATGAGCCTTTAGGAAATGCAGTCGGTAACTTCTTGGAAATGGAAGAAACCTACAATGTTCTGAAAGGCACAGGGTCTGAGGATGTAACCAACTTAACATTACAGCTTGCAGGCTGGATGCTCGTGCTTGGTCATAAGGCTGCATCAAAAGAAGAAGGAATTCAAAAAGCGCAAGAGGCGCTTCGCAGCGGCAAAGCGCTTGAGCTGTTTTTAGAAAACATTACGCTGCAAGGCGGCAATGCAGAGCAGTTTGTGGCCGAATGCGGAAAGCGCCGCAGCCCGCACACCTGCCACATTAAAGCGGAACAGGACGGCTTTATCGCGGATATCGATGCGTTCAAAATCGGTATTGCCGGAGTTAATCTTGGGGTCGGCCGCAATAAAACTACCGATGCGGTGTGTCCCGATGCCGGTATGATTCTGCATAAGCACGCAGGCGATGCCGTAAAAAAAGGCGACCTCATCATGGACGTGTACGGTAAGGATGCGGAGTGCCTTCCGGCTGCTTCCGATATGATCAAAACAGCGATACGGTATGCAGCGGAGAAGCCGCAAATGCGTCCGTTAGTGTTCAAAGAAATCTCTGCGGCCGATTTATAG
- the thiD gene encoding bifunctional hydroxymethylpyrimidine kinase/phosphomethylpyrimidine kinase gives MVKLATIAGSDASGGAGLEADLKTFQEYGGYGMAAITLVATMNPHKDWSHEVFPIGEDSLRAQLETIFTGVGVDAAKTGMLATPYAIELAAEYLGKYKVENYVLDPVMICKGGNLPLNPEINELLIKKLLPLAKIITPNVFEAGQIAHVDTPSTLEEIKDAAKRIYDMGAPYVFIKGGSKLKDAETSIDVFYDGKDFQYLEAELIKTEWTHGCGCTVAAAITAGLGFGLEPYEAALRAKKFITLSLRNGFALNKWVGPGNPAAWRKAFN, from the coding sequence ATGGTAAAATTAGCGACGATTGCCGGTTCCGACGCATCAGGAGGAGCAGGGCTTGAGGCAGATTTAAAAACATTTCAGGAGTATGGCGGATATGGTATGGCAGCGATTACTTTGGTTGCTACCATGAATCCCCACAAAGATTGGAGCCATGAAGTGTTCCCGATCGGCGAAGATTCGTTGCGTGCTCAGCTCGAAACCATTTTTACCGGCGTCGGCGTTGATGCGGCAAAAACGGGAATGTTGGCAACCCCTTATGCAATCGAACTTGCTGCCGAGTATCTCGGTAAATATAAGGTAGAAAACTATGTTCTTGATCCGGTGATGATCTGTAAAGGCGGAAATTTGCCGCTTAATCCCGAAATCAATGAGCTGTTGATTAAAAAACTGTTGCCGCTTGCAAAGATTATTACGCCGAATGTGTTTGAGGCCGGTCAGATTGCCCATGTTGATACGCCTTCAACGTTAGAAGAAATTAAAGATGCCGCAAAACGGATTTATGATATGGGAGCACCGTATGTATTCATTAAAGGCGGTTCAAAATTGAAAGATGCGGAGACCTCCATCGATGTTTTCTACGATGGTAAGGATTTCCAATATCTCGAAGCTGAGCTGATTAAAACCGAATGGACTCACGGCTGCGGTTGTACCGTTGCTGCTGCAATTACTGCGGGTTTAGGCTTCGGGCTTGAACCCTATGAAGCCGCTCTCCGCGCAAAGAAATTTATTACGTTAAGCCTACGGAACGGTTTTGCCCTCAATAAGTGGGTTGGCCCGGGCAATCCCGCCGCGTGGCGAAAAGCATTCAATTAA
- a CDS encoding DUF1697 domain-containing protein → MDYIALLRGINVGNSVKINMKELRTLFERCGFSNVLTYINSGNVIFKSNDTKNSIRENIEKVLHITTRNEVKVLVKTKSEMVKIANSIPSEWQNNDAQKTDVAYLFESIDNENIINELPIKKEYIQLIYVKGALIWNVRREDYNKSHLNKIISHKVYKDMTIRNVNTARYLASY, encoded by the coding sequence ATGGATTATATAGCATTGCTCAGAGGTATCAATGTTGGAAACTCAGTAAAAATTAACATGAAAGAATTGAGAACATTATTTGAGCGATGTGGTTTTTCAAATGTTTTAACATATATCAATTCCGGAAATGTCATTTTTAAATCAAATGACACGAAAAATAGTATCAGAGAGAATATTGAAAAAGTATTACATATAACGACTAGGAATGAAGTAAAAGTATTAGTAAAGACGAAAAGTGAGATGGTAAAAATAGCAAATAGCATCCCTAGTGAGTGGCAAAATAATGATGCTCAAAAGACCGATGTAGCGTATTTATTTGAATCAATAGATAATGAAAACATAATAAATGAATTACCAATAAAAAAGGAATATATACAATTAATATATGTTAAGGGTGCGTTAATCTGGAATGTTCGGCGAGAAGATTATAATAAAAGCCATTTAAATAAAATAATATCACATAAAGTATATAAAGATATGACCATACGAAATGTTAATACGGCTCGATATCTTGCATCGTACTAA
- a CDS encoding tRNA 2-thiocytidine biosynthesis TtcA family protein: protein MANPKLFRTIDKAVSEYNMIEAGDRILIAASGGKDSTALTEYFAARLHRRHPVFEAAALHIATDIGSAFAPELAKRFKSWGIDLTVKTISVLERLKTGKKMNCWWCSSQRRLELSKYAQEHGFNKIALGHHLDDILETALMNALTKGELAAMPPVLKFDKFPLTFIRPLCLADIPMIIRHAEMQGYISSTCTCSYQDNSGRKTARSRLDKLTDGNYELKRKLFDALRNINTAYLP, encoded by the coding sequence ATGGCAAATCCAAAACTGTTTAGAACAATCGATAAGGCTGTTTCCGAATATAATATGATAGAAGCCGGCGATCGGATTTTAATTGCCGCTTCCGGCGGAAAGGATTCGACCGCCCTTACGGAGTATTTTGCAGCACGGCTCCATCGCCGGCATCCGGTTTTTGAAGCCGCCGCACTTCATATCGCCACGGATATCGGCTCAGCGTTCGCGCCTGAATTGGCGAAGCGTTTTAAAAGCTGGGGAATTGATTTAACCGTTAAAACCATTTCGGTGCTTGAGCGGCTTAAAACCGGCAAAAAGATGAACTGCTGGTGGTGTTCCAGTCAGCGCCGGTTGGAGCTGAGCAAATACGCGCAGGAGCACGGTTTTAATAAAATTGCGCTCGGCCACCATTTGGACGATATCCTCGAAACGGCGCTGATGAATGCGCTGACGAAAGGAGAGCTTGCAGCGATGCCTCCGGTACTGAAGTTCGATAAATTCCCATTGACCTTTATCCGCCCGCTCTGCCTTGCCGACATTCCGATGATTATCCGTCATGCAGAAATGCAGGGGTATATTTCTTCTACCTGTACATGCAGCTATCAGGATAATTCAGGCAGAAAAACCGCTCGTTCCCGCTTGGATAAGCTGACAGACGGCAACTATGAGTTAAAGCGTAAGCTCTTCGATGCGTTGAGGAATATCAATACGGCGTACCTACCCTAG
- a CDS encoding helix-turn-helix transcriptional regulator produces the protein MMSKHTLAMLQQIAHGIAVHFGNNCEVLVHDLTADYTNSSIVIIENGTVTMRKIGDGPSHVVLEALHSDHKTLEDKLSYLTKTKDGRILKSSSMFIRGENNAIEAVFSINLDITPMQMAENVLQQLISPISAKNEPENIPQNVNDLLDELIEQSVRIVGKPVALMNKEDKITAIKFLNGSGAFLITKSGDKISNYFGISKYTLYSYIDAGANGHQ, from the coding sequence ATGATGTCCAAACACACTCTTGCGATGCTGCAGCAAATCGCACATGGTATTGCGGTTCACTTCGGTAATAATTGTGAAGTACTTGTGCATGATCTCACCGCCGACTATACCAATAGTTCAATTGTCATTATAGAAAACGGTACTGTTACGATGCGGAAAATTGGCGACGGGCCGTCTCATGTAGTGCTTGAGGCGTTGCATAGCGATCATAAAACGCTGGAAGATAAGCTCAGTTATCTGACAAAAACGAAGGATGGGCGCATTCTTAAATCGAGCAGTATGTTTATCAGAGGCGAAAATAATGCAATCGAGGCAGTGTTTTCGATTAATCTTGATATTACACCGATGCAGATGGCAGAGAACGTGTTGCAGCAGCTGATTTCGCCTATCAGTGCTAAAAATGAACCTGAAAATATTCCGCAGAATGTCAACGATCTATTGGACGAACTTATCGAACAGTCTGTCCGTATTGTAGGTAAGCCGGTTGCATTGATGAATAAAGAAGACAAAATCACAGCAATTAAGTTTTTGAATGGATCCGGCGCTTTTTTAATTACAAAATCCGGCGATAAGATTTCAAACTATTTCGGCATTTCTAAGTACACGCTCTACAGCTATATAGACGCCGGTGCAAACGGGCATCAATGA